In the Malaclemys terrapin pileata isolate rMalTer1 chromosome 3, rMalTer1.hap1, whole genome shotgun sequence genome, GCGTGTGAGAGCACAGATACATGGGAGTGCTATCACACGCTATTTTTATTACTCTTTGTGTAAAAATTACTCTTTAtgtaaaaaaatatcaaaaagcaCCTATCCCTGCTCAACTGAATTCCAAATAGCTGGCATAAAGACCTCACCTAAGCCCTGTTGATCTACTTTGTTCCACCTCTAGGATGATTTCCCTCTGGCATGCTTTAataaatacagtaactcttcacttaaagtcgtcctcgttaacgttgttacgttgctgatcaattagggaacatgctcatttaaagttgtgcaatgctccactattacattgtttggctgcctgctttctccacagctggcagcctccctacacccctctccccccacagcgcctcccgcccactagTGGACCCtgcagatcagcgccttccccctcctccccccgcctcctgcccagggcaatcagctggcttgtggcatttaggaggcaggagagagtggggaggagtgaggacttggCGCGCAGGCTCCGCCTCCCTCCCttgcctcctgaacaccgcaaaccagctgattgccctgggcaggagacgggggggaggggagtagggtgaccagatgtcccgattttatagggacagtcccgatttttggagctttttcttacatagacacctattcccccccaccccatcccgatttttcacatttgctatctgatCAACCTAGGCGGGAGAGAGCGGGAGCCTGCGCggcaagtcctcgctcctcccccctgtcCCCTaaatgccacaagccagctgattgccccaggcaggaCGGAGGGCGGAGGAGCAAGGACTGGgcatgcctcccccctccctctcctgcttcctgcctgcggcaatcagctggcttgcagggttcagaagggagggggaggaggagcgaggacgctGCGTgcaaagtaaagggggaggaggtgggggggagaagaggcgggtcaagggtgggtgcttggggaagggtggagtggacgggccgagggttgagccccctgcccccggcaaagtcagtgcctgtgtttgcaagaacagcaagaggagcagccggacaatccatcctcttccactctctgactccaccacctcaaccaagcttcataccCAGCAGTGATGActgtagtattaaattgtttctttaaaattgtttaaaacttatacctgtattaaattgctcgtttaaaatgtatataatgccttttgtctggcaaaaaaaaatttccctggaatcttaccccccctatttacattaattcttatggagaaattggattcttaacattgtttcacttagagacacatttttcaggaacataactacaacgttaagtgaggagttactgtatgacTAAACACTATCACATTATTTAAATGAATTGAAGAGAGGGCACAGGGTCTGAAACGGTCAACGAGATGGAAGAGTGATGTGGAATGAGTATTGATATCAGAACTTCAGCTaacgtttttttttgtttgtttgtttgtttgggtttttcttCTTCTAAATTTTTGAACTTCCTCTTAGTATtattcgtagaatcatagaactggaagggacctcgagaggtcatctagtccagtcccctgcactcaaggcaggactaagtattatctagaccatccctgacaggtgtttgtctaacctgctcttacaaatccccaatgatggaaattccacaacctccgtaggcaacttattccagtgtttaaccattcTGACAGTActtttgcttcttgtcctatcctcagaggttaagaagaacaatttttctccctccttcttgtaacaaccttttatgtatttgcaaTTGTGTATTGTATTGTGTTGTGTATTGTATTGTGTATACAGCATTCTATTGTGATAGAACCTAAGGGCTCCAAGCAGGGATCATGGCTTCACAGTGCTACGCACAAATACATAACAAAaaccagtctctgccctgaagaactcAGAGGTTAAGTAACATCTGTTATATTTACATAAGCATAACATATATTTGGAAgggtttttctcttttcttatttttttttatacaatgGACATTAGACTCTAATTTCACACTGTGAATGAACACTTTAACTATTCTAAAAATAGAAAGGCAGTGATGAGAATGTTAAGGTTCTTGATATCCCAACTaggaaacaataataaaattgtAGAACTGCCTAGAAGCCTAAGATGACTCGGAAGAGAAGACAGTGGGTGGAAACAACAATATTGAAAAGACAGGACTACCAGGCTTCAGCACCCAGGGTTCCCAGGTTCATGCTCTGCAGTCACAGCTCCACAGTAAGGAAGAGGAGTGCAAGACTGGAATGGTGAATACTCcacctgctttcttgtgctttcTGAGAGAACAGACACTATTAATTTAATATTAGATTATGCTATGAAACAATAATAGAGCAATGTCCATTGGTTGTAATTTTGTGATGGAGAAGATAAAATGGTCCTCCAGAATTAAAGAAAGGCAAACAAAGAAAGATCAAAAATTAGTTATTCAGTGAAATTCATCTCCATTTGTTAGGAAGTACTAACaatactggaaaaaaaatgtttttccatcCCTTTAAAACCTATATCGTATCATTATATATCAAAtcagtaatataaatattaatattttatacttATATATTACTGTCAGCCAGTgccagaaagatgaaggaaagtgttgGTCTTCTATTTAGCGGGGAAGGAGAgataataactgatgacatccaGAAAACTgaggtatttaatgcctattttgcatcAGACTTCACTAAACAGGTTAATAGTGACCAGATACTCAtctcaattaatattaacaacaagagggaaggaacacaagccaaagtAGGGAACAaagaggttaaagaatatttagataagttagaggTACTCAAGTTCATCTTAGATACTTAAGGaagtagctgaagcaatctcagaaccattcacaattatctttgagaactcctggaagaTGAGTGAGGTCCCAgaaaactggagaagggcaaacatagtacttatctttaaagtggggaacaaagaggacccagggaattatagaccagtcagtctaactctgatacctggaaagatattggtacaaattagggctgtcgattaatcacagctAACGCacgcgattaatcatgattaattttttaatcacaattaatttttttttagttagttgcattgttaaacaatagaataccaattgaaatttattacatattttggatgttattctacattttaaaatatattaacttcTATTTCAACACagcatacaaagtgtacagtgttcactttatattatgatttttattacaaatatttgcactgtaaaaatgataaacaaaagaaatagtatttttcaaatcacctcatacaagtactgtagtgcaatctctttatcgtgaaagtgtaacttacaaatgtagattttttttgttaaataactgcactaaaaacaaaacaatgtaaaactttggagcctacaagtccactcagtcctacttcttgttcatccaattgctaagacaaacaagtttgtttacatttatggaagatacttctgcctgcttcttatttacatcacctgaaagtgagaataggtgtttgcatggcacttttgtagccggcgttgcaaggtatttatgtgccagatatgctaaacattcgtttgttccttcatgcttcaaccaccattccagaggagatGCTTCGATGCTGATGacgtttgttaaaaaaataatgcgttaattagatttgtgactgaactccttggaggagaattgtatgtctcctcttctgttttatctgcattctgacatatattcATGTTATTGCAgtttcagatgatgacccagcacttgttcattttaagaacattttcacagcagatttgacaaaacacaaagaaggtaccaatctgagatttctaaggatagctacagcactcgacccacggtttaagaatctgaagtgcagtctaaaatctgagagggatgaggtggggaGCAGTCTTTCATAAGTTTTAAAAGAGTAACacacagatgtggaaactacagaacctgaaccaccaaaaaagaaaatcaactttctactggtggcatctgactcagatgattaaaatgaacatgcataggtccgctctgctttggatcgttaccgcgcagaacccatcatcagcatagacacgtgtcctatggaatggtggttgaagatgaagggacatatgaatcttcagcacatctggcatgaaaatatcttgcaacgtcagctacaacagtgccgtgagaatacctgttctcactttcaggtgacattgtgaacaagaagcgggcagcattagctcctgcaaATTGTCCCCAATCTTGTTTGTCTGAAAGATTGGCTGACGTAGCACTgagcggacttgtaggctctaaagttttacattgtattatttttgaatgcagttactttttctacataattctacatttgtaagttcaactttcatgacaaagagattgcactatagtacttgtaggaggtgaaatgaaaaatactatttcttttgttttttacggtgcaaatatttgaaataaaaaataaatataaagtgagcactgtacactttgtattctgtgttgtaactgaaatcaatatatttgaaaatgtagaaaacatccacaaatattttaaaaaaataatgttctattattgtttaacagtgcaattaattgtgcaattgatcaagaataactttttaaatcgcttgacagccctagtacaaATTagcaaacaatcaatttgtaagctcctagaggataataaggtgataaggaatagacaaaatggatttgtcaagaacaaagcatgccaaaccaatctaatttccttctttggcctactggataagggggaagcagtggacatgatatgtcttgattttagtaccctcatatctcaatgcctgtactttgacccatcaaccctttacccccaatcggggatattgcagattatgtattccttatgccatctgatcttaaaccaaactttgcaccctcgataatctgtacctgattattccctgataaccagaaacttctatgctcaaattctgttcactttttcttttttttttaaaacatcaccttaataagacttttgacacagtcccacatgacggtctcttaaacaaactaggaaaatgaagtgtacatgaaattactatacagtgggtgaataactggttgaaaggccctactcaaagagtagttatcaatggtttgctgtcaaactgggaggatataACTAGTGGGGTCCCGTAAGGGTTAGGCCTCGGTCCAGTACTATTcaccattttcattaatgacttgaaaaaGGGAGTGGAGGATATTCttataaaatttgctgatgacaccaCGCTACgaaggattgcaagcactttggaggacagtattaaaattcaaaatgactgacaaattggagaattggtctgaattcaacaagatgaaattcaataaagacgagtgcaaagtatttcacttagaaaggaaaaaaatcaaatgcacaactaaccagggctggatccagggttttggctgccccaagcagccaaaacaaaaacaaacaaacaaaaaaagccgtgatcgtgatctaaaaaaagccgtgatcgcgatctgcggcggcaattcggcgggaggtccttcactcccacgcggagtgagggaccgtccaccgaattgctgctgaatacctggtactgccgcccctctccgtagCGGCCGCCCCAatcacctgcttgagaagctggtgcctggagccgaccctgcaaCTAACAAATGCAGAAAAACTAGCTAGGTGGCAGAACAGTACaatctcagagttatggacacttgggaatggaggctgtccgtaactctgaaatgtttctaactctgaacaaagcacaGTTTGGGCTCCAGATCTAGCAGCTGACACTCCAGGTCAGGATTCAGCAGCAGCTAAGCTCCCTACTGAGCCCTGGAATGAGTCTGCAACCTTGAACCCCTCCTTGggcagagatgtgtgtgtgtgtgtgtgaatgaaaacAGCATGTTCCCCTCCCAGCGGGGTTGGGTAAAAACAATGAGTCCCCCTCCTGGCTAGCAGAAGGAGGCTAAAGACAGCACGTCCTCCTGCTAGCGGGGGTAGGGGGACAGGGCAAAAGTAAGGCTTCAGAGAAGACGCTACCTCTGCAGATGGGAgcagttctcccattggcataggtaaccCACCTCCCCAAGATGCGGTAGCTAGGCTGATGAGAGAATTCTCCATCAATCTAGTGCTGTCCACATTGGAGATGAGATTGCTTTAACTGCGGTagagctcaggggtgtggattttcaaaCCCCATAGCGATGaaattatactgacataagttcgTAATACACATCAGGCCTAAGGGCATGAACACTACTAAAGGATCGACCTACATTTTTGAGGAATTTATAAGCCAAATTATAGGTTTGGAATGGAAGCGCCATCTCAACCATACTTCTCCACTTACTCAAACTCATGAAAGAAGACAGGACCTAAATCATATATGGACCGCAGCTCCTTTGCCCTCACCAGCACAGCAGATGTACAGTCCTCCAGCGAGTGGCTTCCAGAGAAGATCAGAGCTTGTTCCACCAACTCTACACTTGCAGAAATCCATGGGGCAGGGGAACTTCTGTGGCACACTGGGGATaggccagaggagggagggagtatATTGGCAACCTAGTCAGGTGTAGCTAGGGTACCAGAAGGCTCATAGAATCCATGGCAACTATAGTGCAATTTAGGGCTGTCCTAATTTGCACTGTGGGTTAGACTGGACCACAGCAGACACATAGGGATGACACAAACTGCCTCAATCATTCCTCCATTCTTAGCACTGGAAAGAGTTTGGCCCACAGTGTAGAAAAATGGCCAAAATATGagagacagcgagagagagagagagaaataaaaatacccCACTGCAAGATTAATAAAGGTGGGATAGATTTTCTTTAACACACATACCATTATCTATGACCTCAGATTCCTCAGTCAGTATTCCTGACAAAGCAATTTATAGTAATAATACTTAGATAACACCTGGTAGCTGTGGGAGCCAGTTAAATTTGCCTTCAAAAAATAAAGGAAGGTTCTGATAATGAGACTTAGTTCAAACATATGCAAGACAGTATATACTCAAATAAAGGACTGTCTTGTGATAAAGCAAAGTAGATTGAGTAATGATGGGATTTTTTCAAACTAAGTATCTGTCAGTGTTTACACCCTTTACTAGAGGGATTTCAATTTATGGGATGATTACTAAATTTCCCTTGTGTTTCCTGTTTTTCCCCTCATCCCATCCCTCATTTTTCAGAGAACAGCATGCAAGTACTTTCTCATTAACTTTGCTAAAACAACTCGGAGGATAAAGCACTATTGAAACATGCATCTCTTCCTGCCTTCTATTGACATTTTAATCCAGGATTATATCTGAAGAAAAGCTTCTCAAAAGGTAAGGCATTAGGAGTCCATCCaattacactgaagtcaatgggagttttgtaatTGACTTAATAGAAAGATGAGGCATCGaggaaatttaaataaatataaataggtAAAACTAAACTCTATGTTATAGCACAGGAGAAACTTTTCAATTATtaagtatttttcttacttttttatttcaaaatgccattgaaaGCTGTAGTTACAAGAGATATTTTGCTATGTTTTATTTACTTCCTATTTACATATACACTTTTAGTATATTGATGGACATAATAGAACACTTTGGAAGTATTGTACTCTCACTCATGTCGACTTTAATTCTCTTTTTCAGAAAGACTTAAAAACTGAAGAGCTTCACCAATTGGTGCCACATCATGACCAATGGTATACAAACGCAAAAACTAAAAAGTTCAGAATAGTTAACAACAAAAGCACAACATGACTTCAGCGCTTCTTGAGAATGAAGAAGCACGATATTGCTTTGAGAATATTAATGGATCTTGCCATAAAACATCATGGTCTTCTGGAATCCGGATAACTTTGTATGTTGTGCTTGGTTTTCTGACAATTCTTACACTAGGTGGAAACCTAATGGTAATAATTACAGTAGCTTATTTCAAACAGCTTCACTCTCCTACAAATATTTTGCTCGCCTCTTTGGCATGTGCTGATTTTTGTTTGGGTCTGACTGTGCTGCCCTTCAGCAGTATAAGATCTGTTGAAACATGCTGGTATTTTGGGGAAATATTATGTAGATTCCATAGTTCTTTAGAACTATCTTTTTGTTATTCATCAATATTTCACTTGTGCTTCATCTCTGTTGATCGCTACGTTGCGGTTACTGATCCTTTAATTTACCCTCTCAAGTTCACAGTGCCAGTTTCAGGCATGTTCATAGCTGTTGCCTGGATATTTTCATTAGTATACAGTTTTtctgttgtcttcagtggggctaATGACAAAGGGATACAAGAATTAGTAAATGCCCTCTCCTGTGTAGGGAGCTGTCAACTTGTCTTCAACAAAACATGGGTGGTTGTATCTGCTCTCCTTTATCTAATACCTTTTTTTACAATGATAGCACTTTACAGCAAAATTTTTGCTGTGGCTAAACGACAAGCTAGAATGATAGAGATGATGAGCAACAAAATCCAGTCATCTGGTAATTACAGTGACAGAggtaggaaaagagagaggaaagctGCTAAAACCCTGGGTATAGCTGCGATTGCTTTTTTGGTATGTTGGTCACCCTTTTTTATAAGTGTAATAATTGATGCTTTTCTTAACTTCataactccaccccttctctttGACATTATGGTTTGGTTCACTTATTCCAACTCTGCCATTAATCCTTTGATTTACTCTCTCTTTTATCCCTGGTTTCGAAAAGCAATGAAAGTGATTGTGAGCTTCAAAATGCTCCGGCTTGACTGTTCAACAATGAATTTATTTACAAACTGAAAACCTATCCAATCCTGCACAGAGCTACTCACCTCACACTTCACAGTCATTCCCCTGTTCATAAAATCTGGCTGTGTATTTCTTTTTCTGGATGAAATATTATCATCTTGATTTTAGACTTTGTATAACTTTTTATCATTGTAAAAAACTGGTTTATCACATTATATCAAGACAATTTATTTACAGAGACTGTTAATTTAATACCAGATCATGCTATGAAATAATAATAGAGCAATGTCCATTGGTTGTAATTGTTTCACTTAGAAGATAAAATGGCCCTCCAGAAttaaacaaaggcaaaaaaagaaagatcaaaaatattttttttcaatgaaattcaTCTCTATGTGTTAGGAAGTACTAGCAATACTCGAAACAGAAATGTTTTTCCATCGCTTTAAAACCTATATGGTATCATTTACCAAATCAGTAATATATaagtataaaatattaatatttatattactctCAGCCTATGGGTATTCAAATTATTTACACATACTACTGAATTAAGTCCCCCAACATCCATATGGAATggatattattatcctcatttaatgGATAAGAAAATTGAATTTCAAATGGAAAAGGATTTTTAACTCTCTTAGGCGCCTTTGAAAAACCCAACCAAAGAGATCAAGGACCCAATCCTACTACTTTTTAAACTGGAGGTAAAACTCCCAACCTTTCTCTTGGGGAAGTATTGAGTAGAAATAAGACTCTTTCATGTGCACAAGGATTCCTCACACGAGGGAGGGTTCTAGTAGTAAcagaaactaaaataaaacaataacctAACGTGAAGTCCAGATACGAGTGaattcaatggtaaaactcccattgactttaatgggatcaaGATTTTACCTCTGCTATTTTGAGAGAAAACTGTCCTTTCCATTACAGGAGAAAATCCAATCACAGAACAATCTCCTGTGTCACAGCAatattctaagggcttgtctatacttgaaagttattttggtttaaaataaggtctgaatttaaagtgcaatagctAGTTATTCTGCAATATCAATTCCAGTAAACCTCccacgtagacaagccctaaggtatTTCCTACTGGCAGCAAgggatctggatttcaaacactTGCTACAGAAGCCCTGGACAAGCCAGTTGTGAATGAGAAATATTTGTTAGTTTGCAATATTCCTCTGTAATAACAATAACTGCTTATTATCTGGTTTGCTAAATTGTAAGTGAAGTAGGAGCATGCCATTGATTTTACTGTAGCAGGCAAGTTAACTGCGAATCACAGGAACTAACTAGGATTTTGTTAATAAAAACTTCTAAAAGTTCAATTTACAAATTCCAAAAATAACttcttttttaattcaatttCCATGGCAGATCTTCCCTGCCTGCTTCAGTCTGTATAGGGTGAAACTCTCCCTTTTCCTGAGGCCTAAGGTTATTAACAAGAAATTAATAATACATTTCAGTCCAAACCTTCTCCCCCAGCTTGGCAGTTCTCAGGGCTCTCCCTGTAGGAATTCTCTGTCCCAAGCCATACATCCCTCTACCTTAAGAGCCACTGCTACTTCCTTTACCCCCAGAGTGGCGTTAACAAACAACACACAACAGTGACATGGGGTCGGCAGAGATAAATTAGCATCATGCCAATGGAAAAACTGTGCCGCCTGCTtatatccaaatcattaatgagaGCATGAGACATTATTTTATAAATGTCCAACTGACTCAAGTCTTTAACCAACTTCATCAGTGGCTTACAGCCACTGCGAGAAAATGTACTTGGCTACACATAGGACTAGAACGATGTACTTGGCTACAGATAGGATAGGATCACAATTGACTTTTAGTAGTCAGTtgaataaataacattttatcTATCCCCCCCTCTCATGGCACAGCCTTTTGACTGGGATAGGCAGGTAGCCCACTTTATCCTGCCCCTTTTATCAGCAGCCACCTGTAGCCCTTCACTGGTACCTACCACTGTGGGTCACAGAACACCACTTTTCTGCAACTCCACAGGTAAATCTTGCAAGATTCAGTGTTTGAAAACTATGGTACATTCTGAGACATAAATACTGGGGAAGCCCAGAGCTCAGGGAAATATCTGTACAGCCACAATGTCAGGATCCACTGGCTAGttctttatttcaaaatgtttgtgctAGCTGAACAACAGACTTGAATTAGCAGATGTATTACAAGCAAAACCCAGTCGCAATCACAAAAAACACAACAGGTAATAGTGAAAGGAGAGAAAGTAAAGCTCTGTTAGTATCCAGGGGAGATTTTCTGTGGTTTTGATCACCATTTTTCAACATAATAGATGTATGTTCTTGATCTGACAGTCCTGCTGATGCTTGTGGGCTGGTAATTTTGTTAATTATAAATTCACTGTGAACCCTGTGATTTATGCCAGCTTTTATCTTTGCTTAAGATGCAGTGCAAATAACTCCTAAAATTTAAATAACTGGTGACTGTTGAAAACTGAATTTATTTCAGACTGAAAATCTGTCTAGATATTGTGTTTGTACAACATCTAAATCCTTGTCTGCCAGTTACCCCCGGATCACCTTTCTACTCTTCATCTCTTCTAAAACtatgtgtgttttttctttttttcaggtgAAATAAAGTAAAAGTGAAATATAAAGTCATAGTG is a window encoding:
- the LOC128834792 gene encoding trace amine-associated receptor 7a-like; protein product: MTSALLENEEARYCFENINGSCHKTSWSSGIRITLYVVLGFLTILTLGGNLMVIITVAYFKQLHSPTNILLASLACADFCLGLTVLPFSSIRSVETCWYFGEILCRFHSSLELSFCYSSIFHLCFISVDRYVAVTDPLIYPLKFTVPVSGMFIAVAWIFSLVYSFSVVFSGANDKGIQELVNALSCVGSCQLVFNKTWVVVSALLYLIPFFTMIALYSKIFAVAKRQARMIEMMSNKIQSSGNYSDRGRKRERKAAKTLGIAAIAFLVCWSPFFISVIIDAFLNFITPPLLFDIMVWFTYSNSAINPLIYSLFYPWFRKAMKVIVSFKMLRLDCSTMNLFTN